Part of the Pseudoliparis swirei isolate HS2019 ecotype Mariana Trench chromosome 18, NWPU_hadal_v1, whole genome shotgun sequence genome is shown below.
AAGGTTAAAGACTTCCTCCGAGTTTTCACGAGAGCACATTCATGATCAGACTCACGAGCAGACTCACGACACCATCAACGATCAGACGTCGGCCAGATAGGAACCACCATGGATGTGGAACAAGTGATCTACACGTTGTTGGAGGTGCTCATCGCCGTCAGCTGCTGTCTGGGTAATGCGCTGGTTGTGTTGGCGCTGTGGACCAGTAAGAGCATTCACAAGCCCACCTACGGCCTCATCGTCAGTCTGGCTGTGGCCGACTTCATGGTCGGCTGTGGGGTCATACCTCTGGCCGTGGTGATGGACGGGCGAGTGGAGACTTCATTCCACGGCTGTCTCTTCATCAGCTGTGTGGTCGTCCTGTTGAGCCTCGTCTCAGTTTTGTGTCTTGCGGCTATCGCAGTGGACCGCTTCCTCCGGGTGCATCTCCCTCTCAGGTACGATTATTTAGACAGACTAACACTTCCTAAATGCGGAGGGAAGTAAAATGGCACTGCGAGTTTCCGGGAGTCAGCAACATCTGCTAAAAGTACATGCAGATCATGAAAAGGGCTTTATGTTTTGATGATATAAGAtgatatatttaaacatttttagacTCCTTTGAATTTTCCTTTTGGTCAGAACactcaaatacataaatatgtgttGAGGATACCAACCGTTCCTTCTTCTCTGTTTTTAGGTACAAAAGGACTGTCACACAGAGGCATTCTCAGCTGGTGGTAGCAGCGTGTTGGCTTGTTGCAGTACCTCTGAGTTTTTCTCCCATGTTTGGATGGTACAACCATAAAACCTTGTCCGAGTCCACCAACTCCACCATAGTCTGCCAGTTTACAGCTGTGATCCCCATGTCATACCTGGTTTACCTCAACTTCTTTCTCTGCACCCTCACACCTCTGCTGGTGATGACCGTGCTGTACGGCTACATCTTCTGCACCATCCGAGGAACCCTTCGAGAGAAACCAGGCGACGGGCCCCAGAAACCGTGTCAGAACTACCTGGAGAAAGAGAAACAGCTGGCAGGCTCTCTGTCCCTGGTCCTGGCTCTGTTTGCCCTGTCCTGGCTCCCTCTCCACATTATGAACTGCATCGTTTACTTTGGTGAGGCCAAGGATGTACCAGGAACAGCTTTCCACGTCGGCCTCCTGCTCTGTCACGCCAACTCGGCTGTGAACCCAGTCGTGTACGCGTTCAAAATAGAAAAGATCAAGACGGCGTACCTGAAGCTTTGGAGACGGTACATCACATGTGGAGAAGAAACCCAAGCATCTCCGACCTGCCCGACGACAGACAACAACCTCAGCAACAGTAACATGAACAGCCTGGCCACAAATTTGTGAAGCAAGATTTCCTTTGTTGTTCTGAATGATTGAATTATTATACAGGCGCGttgatgaatacaaatattagacttatttttataaacataGAATGTGTACAGTTTCCACTTTGTCCACTATGTCTGTGTTAGACGCACAAGATCATCAATATTTTCATCTGACTAGGAGTAAAACTGCAAACAAGTGTACTTCCTGTAATGTGTTCTATTAAAGACGTAGTTTGAAGCCTAATAGGAAGTAAGAATCATCTGTACCATTTACCTGACGAGAGAAAACACTTTGTGCCATTAGACTTTGTTGCTGTTGCCATCAATCATGTAAAAAAAGTATAATTACAACTGATATAGTATCACTTTCCACTTTAAACACCTGATAATATAAAGATTAGTAGAAAGATGACAACCTTAATTGTAGGATGTAATAACAACACTTCTTTCATTCACTACACTGGTACACTTGCAACCAGCCTAAACGTGGCACTAAAATCTATTAATATAAATGTTCACCTAAATGGGTAAAATGAATCAACTGTGTCACTATGTGTAGAATATTCATGTGATGATAGCATCTCATCCTGATTCACATCATGCATCTTTAATTATTCACCATAAACCGAGTCAATGCTCACAGAGGAACATATTTTCTGGGAAAGATAAATTGCTTTATGaataatttaaatttaatttataaatcAATTTCCTTTCATGCACTGGGATGACAGTGGGAATCTCAAAGAAAGATCACTCTGCAACCAAAACTATGTGAATGGCTAGAACGAGGTAAGTGAGCCCTGAGTCATGATGAGGCTGACTGCAGCAGAAAGAGGAGGCACATATTGGATATTGTTTGGATGGCAGTGATATAATAAATGATTTTAGGTTTGCATCAAAAAAGACTATATCATCAATAGATATGTGAAATGAGGATGTGAGATCGGCGAAATACTCTAAAAATAAGGTGCGgtttaaatgtattgtttacTGTATTTCAGACCTCAAGTGGAAGAATTCTCCTCATTATTACACAATTAGCATTTTCCTAAAAGTAATGTATTTTTAACCCCAAAAACAATTTCAGTTTATTGAGACACACATCCCGTTATTGAGAAAAAACAATGGGTTGAAAATTCACATAACTCTGGCatgtgcagggctccagactgcgaccaaatggtcgcattttgcgcctaaaattagacacagtgcgagtaaatttttcatcaactcgcgcatgcgcgaccagtaaattagcagatttcttttttttgttattaaatatttttgttgcttacaaacttgttctacacttcagcccactatagttagcggtaatgcctgaatgactggtttgctaaccgacattaactccagaagaagaagaaaggagacgaaaaccgaagaagaagaaggcaggcctgtgtgtgagagcggggggggggggggctaatgtgtgaaaagaggcgcaccgcaacggagacgcaacgagggccgcagagtgagaggtccacgaggggatcctcaccaccgagcggcgtccccgtcccccgagttgaatctctgggtcgactcagccgactctcacatgtctgagcccctagagactgatgttcacggtaaacacagtccatcgggagcgcgcgcgggttttgataaagttagcggaaggatttaagtgacaacatccggttttgcaaagttagcgggaaaaaccacgtgaaacaacatccgtttttcaaaataagatgtcgacaaatcatacactaacatataaaagtaaacaatgaactgattttgtatctttatagatagtttctgagatttagcttaaattatgctaacattaaaacatgtttactgtaccaaggaagagtttataaaaattagtcagtctattgtatgttaagaaaagtcctgtatatagatttccccaagagttccaggaaatgaatgatgcagatgtgttccatacatatctgaaatcccctacaatagcaatcaaacaattttaatgtatcaattaggacatttttcaaagtaaaagtcctaaatgtttaaagaaatcggtaatttctttaatgtttgagttgctttatatatgtatttcctcatagtcctaggcaataatgctacacaataaatagaatgcttcaatcaacaccgtgatcggtgattggtattatcggatcggcagatactgatttcagtgatcggtattatcggtgatcggcagatactgatttcagtgatcggaaacactggagttgataagcgtgtcttgtctgatcaatacataacagtgaggtgcgtgaatggaccgagcggccagctgctgatcacgcactcaatagctcgactgcatgaatagaaggtgcgcgcGTAGCtctcaaaatttttttttgggagcacccaagacccattttgacccaggaaaaagtgcgcccctaaattttctgcttgcgcccctaacattttaagttaggagcgactgtgctcctagttaaaaaagttagtctggagccctgatgtGTATGTTTTGATATTTTGTTTAAACTAAAACATCAAAGTCTCTCAATTATGTATCTATTTCAAATAACAGCAACATACTAGCAAGCTCAAATGTTCAAATGTTTATCTAATGTACATTTCTTAATATGCACAAAATGGTGTAATGTGATGTATATGCCTCCAAAAGGAGtttggaaggaggaggaggaggagggtataTAGTCAGTAGCAATAACATTATGATATGTTTATTCTACATTACCTCTTGAAActaatacatataaaatatacacaatTACATGAACAATaccttatttgtatttatatgatatatgttTAATTGTTATGCTTGTTAAGGTAAGATAACAatgctgtgtgcgtgtgtgtgtgtgtgtgggggggggggggggtgtatttcACAACTAGTAAGGGAGTCGTCATAATCGTGTGCACTGGGGAGCGTTACGTTAAACATTAAAACCGTACGCCACCACTCACAGCTGCAACGTGTATCTGCCTAATGAGTAGGCAGGCTAGTTTTGGTACTTATAGTTCCTTTACCTCCCAATAAAGTTATGCATTTTTGCTTCAATAACATTTTGATGCAATTTCCCTCGTGATGGTGTTGCAACTACACGACTTCCACCTGCAGCCTACTCGGGCAGAGTGCACATAAAGTGTCTAAGAAGTCTTAAAAAATAAGTCCAAATGTCATCAatctataaaaaaatgttttatagatAAACCCAACAAGTCTACACACTCGGGGAGTGGCATTGCTTTCACCTTCCTTACTGTACTTCGGTCCGTCTTACATAATGTCGTCTCACAAGTTGAGTTAATGTTCACACCAGCCCAGTGCATTAGAGCCGCTAGTTGCTCGATGGTGGCGGCGCTGCTCGACAAAGGACCACTTTCACACGTTGGCTGGGCTCCGTAAGTTTAAAAGAGCTTCAAGTATCCATTAAAGTGCGATGTTATCATGGAACTAGCGGACAAGGTGGTTCGGCGTAGTGGCGTTTAATCGTGTTTTGCGGACATGTAATTATTAGGACACCGTTACATTGAATTAACGTCAGGCCTGTACTTAAGTTAAGTTGAGTTTCTTGTGACGGTAGGCAATGGAATCTACCGGTTCTACGGGGTTTCCGAGGAACGTTTCTACTGGGTGTTTAGATTCAGTCCGAGTCCCTGTGAGAAACGACGCCGGTAACGTTATCCGGTTTTTCATGTGGCGACTTTAAAGCTGTGACCGAGGTGACGGTCGGCTAACCGCTCGGGCTAGCTCGAGGGGTTGTTTATAACTCTGTAAAAGGAgaaatagaaacacagtagctAGTTGTCTGCAGTTACTCTCTAAATAACACCAACGGCGTTGTTCGGCTGTAATGTACACAGAGttggaagatgatgatgaaacaGCTGTGATAAATAAATTgattgcagggctctcaagttttgaagacaggcaagagtgacatttccatcagcacccccccccccctcttttttttgattggctgataagtggctcctcacagcagaactccaggggagcgcttgattcctccacggtgagggcagcgcggccagctcatgtttgcgcgctgcggcacattaaaacattaaatagccgagagtttttttcagcatgagaaatacgatgtgtggcaggagtgcgtgacttaagaccgaaatgcttgagtctcacgctcaatgcgtgacacttgagagccctgtgattGTATTGATTATTTTGTTTATCTGCTCATAGCAAATGGATTATTTTAgtctgaaactagaacgggcactcggtagagtgcataccttcgcatttcacaagattgggcattgaattatgaacattttggcattagttgcatgccaattggatcaaaattgactgcgctatggtaaaaagaagactttgacctttgacccgattgctcccaaaatctaatcaaatggtccccggataataaccaatcatcccaccaaatttcatgcgattcggtttaatacttttttaccttcgcattgaaaatgcggaaggttatgttttgatcgcagtgtatttatttatttatttgcgtgttactcgcataactaaaaaagtattaaaccgaatcacatgacatttggtgggatgattggttattatccggggaccatttgattagattttgggatcgatcgggtcaaaggtcatgaaaaggtcaaaatctcatgttattaccttcgcattttcaatgcgaaggtaataacatgaGATTTCACATGTGAACCCCTTTGCTTAATTTTTTTCCATAGTTCCATCCGGTCATGGAGCTGTTGATCCGCCGGTACCGTCCCTCAGACAAGGACTCCGTGCTCAGCCTCTACAGCATCGGCATCCGGGAGCACATCCGCCCGTGTTTTCTCAACGCCATGACCAGCCCTCTCTACCTCACCGTCACCCTGGCCCTGTGCGTCGCCGGCCACCTGCTGGGCGCCGCGCTGGGGGCCGTGGTGCTGCCGGGCGCCTGGGTGGGCCTTGTGTACTACTGCTGTCACCTGCTATACGCCGGCTACGTCAGGAAAGTACTCCAGACGGACATGCGGGACATCCCCGGGAACTACATGAGCCGACCGGATGACGGTTTCTGGGTGGCGGAGGCCGAGGTTGACGGGAGGACCCGGATCTTGGGTATGGTGGCTTTGGTGACCAAAGAAAGTGGGAAGGAGAGGTACGGAGAACTGGTTAGAATGATCATCTCACCGTCGTGCCGGCGGATGGGCCTGGGCTTCCGGATGGCTCAGACTGTGATTGACTTCTGTCAGGAGCGAGGCCTCTCCAAGGTGGCGCTGGAGACCAGCTCCACTCAGGCCGCCGCCCTGTCCCTGTACGAGAAGCTGGGGTTCAGCCACATCGCctcacacacccatacacatgTTTCCAATTGGGTCGTGACGCTGACGATGGTGTCGATTTTGGTAATGGAAAAACGTCTGTCGCGCCTGTCGTGAGcgtgtgaatgggtgaaggaCGTGTCGTGTTAAAGCGCTGTCCAAGTGCACCTCCATTACACAGGCACACGTCTGTTCACCATTTTAAGAAAAAGACCAATCAGTCACTGTGATGTTCCTTTTACACTCCTCTTTATCAGTCGTTTAAACTCATGCATAGATCATAGTTGACGGACCAAATGATCTGTAAAATATGTCCCGCAAATGATTAGGTGTCTTCGGTTTGGACCAAGATTCTCCGACGATTGAttgtcttttactttttttttcaactgCTGTGATTGTATTGCACAAGTGATCAGTCACATTTTAACGTTTTATACACAAAAACAtgcacaaaataaaagcacctcAAATGTTCTCACACCACTGTTGCTTTTTGCTTTTACTCGTCATCCTCTCGCAAACACTCGCACACATTGACTGCAACGTTTTAGAGCTCAGGTTAAAGAGTTAGTTGTCTTTAACTACTGGTTGTCGCTCTACTGGTATTACATCACCAACAAACCAATAGGAAGGATTGGAAACAGGTGCAACACTAGCAAACACAGCCTTTCCCTCTTATCACTTGTACTTTGTTCATTAATTCCACTACTCTTGATAAATGGACACTCAATAGTTAAATCCTGTGGCGGCAAAAGAATAAACGAGaataatttacatttattaCATTGCAGACAGGAGGTTAAACAATAGATGTTGGGGAGGctacatttaattaaactatCTTTgtcttaaatataaataaatatttgataATTCTTACCTGTTCTGTTGGTTACATTCTAATATTATCTGAATAATCACATCTTGGACTTACTATTTACCTTTAATTATTGAAATGGGCCCCGTGGCTATGAACAGAAATCTGCTCGgtaaaaatacttttaaagtTTTTTCCCCCACTTAATTGATTCTAAAAACTTTCAGAATGGAAAcagtagaaagaaaaaaagttcttACAGATAACATAATGTACTTATTTGCTATGTGTCACAATCATTGAGGTGATGGAcactgttagaagtgggacaaataaatgcgaatttttctgggattagcgagaatagaccaggccgggaaaagtaaATGTGGAATGtgggtaataaaacagatcaaaggggaccccagttccattagactacgacaataggaaagcaacaaggaatccatcatgccggccgacaaggagagtggctgtaaaatcagatgaaagcatcgaggccatcgctgggacgaaaagcagagggccaggtgtgacagaacaggggtcctgagaggtcagcggaggcgtttacaacccCGGCCACGACAggaccatggcacctcttgtgatattcagatgaagacctggttgattgtgtgttcaggagcccaaatcctgaccaaatgggccagagaggatgttactacgaaagtgaataaacacgagcctggattcatgtgtgttaacctgcctgtagatcaatggtcattgatatgataatgtgatatatgtctcccaatatgttccgtatcctgacccccggttagtgtgtttgatgtcactggcatcgggaagtctcaccaggtctgaaagggTCATAAAGCGGGTACCCTaaatgcctgagagataagagaagacaacggtccccctctttgaagtgggacagagagtctctccagaacctctcaggaagagagggggggggggatgaaccccccatcagcaccccaaagagggggacggatatccggtaaaagtgggaggagccgagggtataaaggtgacggacAGGGTGAGGGTTTTTGAGAGGTCAGAAAAAAGAGGTCTTTAGTGGTTGTGTTTTAGCGTCAGGCTTCCGAGAGGGAACTGacttataattgtactttgtttatttctttcttccttttttgaataaaatacttggctgccttgcagtcttaaactttacattcggtttgtggacctactttgtttgtgagacctatttcttcaccgGTCGACCCACCCGAGAAGACGGAAGGCGGAGCGGACCTCTGGCGGACCCCAgcctccgaggtgagtctgcacggctacccctactgacctcagtcccccagggaccattctgagccctcacactctccactgacattttgtactgacgagagaaatcgctgcagctggtagacctccgtctctccgccgAGCCGTGGTTCGGGACGGGAGAGAGGACTCGAAATAATCGAGAACTCGCCTcagagtttgtcctaagaataagaatattaataggggtcccgccagccgctctacgagccttgtaacctcgagcgtgtttgggaggagactagataattcaatacccagcatttctctccgcggagatcgatctgacatcatccggggtgtcgcgcgccgagcCAAACAGCAGCCACTGTCGAGAGGCACGCGTCGCTCTCATCAGCCAGGAACGATCGCGGAAtcatagagggagttactgatctccgcctccttctcCCTTAACTCGGTTCGCCTCTCGCGGTTTCCTCTCCCCTCGAAGCGAAGCGAGCCGGCCGTGACCGGTCGGTTggtcagagagagacaagagagacgcGGCACCGTGACCCGTGTGgtctctccagtgcgacaggttagccgCAGGCGGGCAGCGCGCCGCGTCGCCGCCGACTGGCCGACGGCCGACAGACAGTTATCTAcacgtctgtcattagagcacgattatttccctcaaaGTACCTGTGTGAGTCTCcgcctcaaacctttcccccctcctccatctctcctctccgtctcgttccctgctcttcccccctctcccccctctccccggtTTCGAGACCGAGAAGCAGTTTTTCTTTCCGCCTCTTGCGAGGCTCACGGGCGACAGGTTCACGCGTTCTGCTCTCTTAACAACACACTGTGCTCAGTAGATCAGATAATAATCTAGGGTAAAAAACAATTTCTCAACTGCAGCTGTcggagtactgacacacacgtAATACGACATGTATCGGTCAGGTTTTTGTGAccaggtgaggctcaggtgcagagagacaggctggacacaatataaataaataaaaaagcactctttaatgagacaaaacagttcacaaaaaaacaaggtccaaaaggggcaggcaggcagggtcgaagcaggcaggatcagatacgacagacaggacgacgtaaaaaaagacacggaactagagacgacaatctgacagcagacaagggaaagactgacacaatatatagggggggaaacaggtgtacgacatcagacagtaacgagacaagagtggctgagggcaggtgcagggaattaaacaattaggaaaagagaagacacagaggagacataggagacacggaacacaggagacacagaaccgggtgttacagtaTCAGGAGATACcaacttacactaccgttcaaaagtttggggtcatccatacaattttgtgtcttccatgaaaactcacacttttatttatcaaatgaattgaacatttcagagaacatataatcaagacattgacaaggttagaaataatgattaatatttgaagtattaattttgttcttcaaacttcaagctcaaaggaaggccagttgtatagcttatatcaccagcataactgtttt
Proteins encoded:
- the LOC130208942 gene encoding adenosine receptor A1-like — encoded protein: MDVEQVIYTLLEVLIAVSCCLGNALVVLALWTSKSIHKPTYGLIVSLAVADFMVGCGVIPLAVVMDGRVETSFHGCLFISCVVVLLSLVSVLCLAAIAVDRFLRVHLPLRYKRTVTQRHSQLVVAACWLVAVPLSFSPMFGWYNHKTLSESTNSTIVCQFTAVIPMSYLVYLNFFLCTLTPLLVMTVLYGYIFCTIRGTLREKPGDGPQKPCQNYLEKEKQLAGSLSLVLALFALSWLPLHIMNCIVYFGEAKDVPGTAFHVGLLLCHANSAVNPVVYAFKIEKIKTAYLKLWRRYITCGEETQASPTCPTTDNNLSNSNMNSLATNL
- the nat8l2 gene encoding N-acetyltransferase 8-like 2 isoform X1, which encodes MFTFHPVMELLIRRYRPSDKDSVLSLYSIGIREHIRPCFLNAMTSPLYLTVTLALCVAGHLLGAALGAVVLPGAWVGLVYYCCHLLYAGYVRKVLQTDMRDIPGNYMSRPDDGFWVAEAEVDGRTRILGMVALVTKESGKERYGELVRMIISPSCRRMGLGFRMAQTVIDFCQERGLSKVALETSSTQAAALSLYEKLGFSHIASHTHTHVSNWVVTLTMVSILVMEKRLSRLS
- the nat8l2 gene encoding N-acetyltransferase 8-like 2 isoform X2, encoding MELLIRRYRPSDKDSVLSLYSIGIREHIRPCFLNAMTSPLYLTVTLALCVAGHLLGAALGAVVLPGAWVGLVYYCCHLLYAGYVRKVLQTDMRDIPGNYMSRPDDGFWVAEAEVDGRTRILGMVALVTKESGKERYGELVRMIISPSCRRMGLGFRMAQTVIDFCQERGLSKVALETSSTQAAALSLYEKLGFSHIASHTHTHVSNWVVTLTMVSILVMEKRLSRLS